The DNA sequence GTGCAGCTTTTGACAGGTGGCTCCAAACTGCCATGAACCGCTTGGCAGTTTGTGGAATGAACCACAAAGGCCTACAGCTGAAAGTCTAGCTGTTTTTCTAGATGAGAAGGTCCTGTGGAGTCTCTGATGCCTTAGGACTGTCCTCAGTTTTACTGACCTTTGGAAAATCCCTGCCATTACTGAAGACATGCTGAAGCAgcagaaaggctgcagaaaaGAGGTAGAAGGAATCAAAAGCTTTGGTAAATAGGAATCTGGTGCATTGTCAGTCAACAAGCCAATCCACTTTGTAGagtatgtttttgttgttgtttgtttgcatcGAGTGACCATGTGTAAGATTTTAGTGTCAGAATTTCAAAAATCCAATACTTTAAATCCTCTTCTAGACTGCACACAAGCTTCTTTTTACCTCTTGGGTGCATTCATTGGATTTTCCtacaatgttttcatatttatccTTTTCTTAGTTTTAATTCCATAATAGTCATCACATAAATACGGTTTCCACGTAATGCGACAATCTAGGTATTACTTTAGCTACTGTTTACTGTCCACATATACATCTTCTGTGTTAAAAGGCGAGGCTTTGGCCCAATTCCGACGTTTcgtaactttattttaaacctgAAGTCACATTGCTGTTTGAACTACAATAATAGGTCATTTCTAAAACATACCACGCACCTGACAAATCTGCTGTGTTTGCAGTTAGCTTAGTTCTGTTAGCGCACTCCTGACAGGAATGTAGCGAACGATGTCTTTTATTTACTCATCTTTAACGTTCACATATCAGCCATACTATTCAATCCATGTGTTCGTTTTTTTTTCGTCCTATCTGTCAATGTGAACGCACCCGACCAAAAAACAGTGCAGGCGTCTCATCCAGCATTTGCCTACAACTAGCTCTTGCAACTGCAAGGAGGAGCCAAGGGGGTAAAGGTCACGTAAGACAGAATGGACTAATCAGACGCCTTCTTTCATCTTAAACCAATAGATGTTGATGTTTCATCTTTAAACAGCCAATAAGGACAGAGCCAAATAAAAGGTGCAtactttaacttttaaagaTGTAGAGACAAAgtagttttaataatttctcaATAGGTACAATTAGTCTAATTTGTGTACGTGATTTGAATTTCACATTGTCTCTAGCAAACTGGCCTAAATGATTAAtcctttttacacattttgcttACATTAGAAtgagtttcttttatttaaaagaaaaaacagctaAGAAGAGCAGACATTAGAGGCAAACATTCGCTCCCCCTTAGCAAAGCTAGAGCTATATTTTTAAGGTACAAACTagcattatttaaatatatgtttaaatctaaatgaccaaaaaaataataatcaaaagattatgcagaaaaacatcataaaaacacagagtGCGCTAACATAAGTTATGGAACATGATGTCGTAGTTTGCATCAGTTGGGTGGCTGAAATACATCAAGATCTGCATTTAAATTACCAAATGAATACAgccatatttaaacattattaagCTTATGTTTTCAGACATTTGGGTATTTATCATTTGTCCACTGTGTAAGATTTTTGGTTGATCCcgctaaaaacaaaatagaatttGGATGTGCACatacaaaatgacaaaggaaTTTTTTGAAACTCATGCATTGTGTGAAATTCTCAGCATGCTGCAAAGTTTTCATTGTTTAATCCTTCACCATTCTCAGCCTACATATACAATAATGTCATAAATTTCATTTCTctaaattaaaacagtttttaatgatCATACCTGTACTGCAGATCACACTGAAAATTCCCTGAATACAACCTTATGTTCACTcaacatgttcatgttcattatGTTCATTCAACAAAATACTCTTCAGTGTTTTGTGAATAATCACATGAAGGATAAGACCAGTGGAACACCATGAATACAGTCCGTTATTAGAAACCATTTCAGGCACTGGCAATACTTTTAAGAGTCTCAATTAACCAAAACCAAAGAATATTCAAAGAAATGTCTTCTCAGGATGGCAAATCATTCCAGCTGCCATCTTTTTTTCCTAACACGGAGACCCCCCTTCTGTTCACCGTACGAGCATTCGgggtatgtacagtatacagttaTCTCATGCTCCAGCTTATATTGTGAACACTGACATGGCTAACAGAACACATAAGCCAAAACCCAAACTGATGTTTACACTTAActcacaaaaagaagaagaaaaatctgtAATGGTGATGGAATCTACATGTGTTTTAAGAGTTAGCACCTTCTATCCACATGTAACCCATCTTAAAGAATAAGATCTCAGTTTCCACTTTAAGTTTCCACAGCTTTTGTCAAAAGCTATTGTTGCACCATGTGTCCTTGGCATGTCACTGTAGTGGCAGCTTACTTCTCATTCGGTAAGAAAATATCTCTTATCACAGCacaccactgctgctgctccaaacCTCGCTCACACTACATTTAGCCGTGACTATTCGAGCCAGCTTAATGGCTTTTAGCTGGGCAGTGTGAAGCGTCCCTGCCTCATGCTGTTTACTGTACTCTCCCCGCTCACTCAATTTCAGAGTCAGGAATGGTCCACACTAAGTTGCTGTTGGTCATACTCTGATATGAGCTTCTTGATGTGGGCCAGTTTTTTGTGTAGATATTCACAGCGAATCTTGTCCTGGTTGTAGTTGGGATTAGActagaagggaaaagaaagtTACTCGGTGATGTAATAAGAAAAAAGAGGGGAATGAATGTTACATATTGCAATCCAGGGCTAAATACTGGAAAGTTTAAAGACAGTTGTTACCTTTTTAATATTACGATACTCTTGAAGAATTTGATTGTGAACCGTCTACAAGAGAATTACAAAAATGAGAATTAATGCACATATGACAGatcaatatttgtattttcgGCTACTTGATGACTATATGAGTATCATGAGCcacaatttaatttcaaaacaaatgatgaatgCTGTGATCTGTTTTCCTCtatgaaaataaaaccaaacaggCAACCCAAAGTGAACTATGGGAGTCTCATGTGCCGGTACACCATCCAGTCAATATGctcaaaaaagtgaaaaatatagCTAAATGTGTTGCACATTTTAGAACTGTTTGGTAGAAATATGACACATCTTTGTATGTAGCTACATTTTATGCAAAAAGAATACAGTGTAATACCTTGTATTTATGTGATTTGTGGTGAAGCTGTTTAAGCTGTGTGTCCAGCTCCATGAACTGCTGGGTCACACTGTCAATACGAGCGTGTAATTCCCGGTACTCCTTGTACTCCTTGTTAAAGTCTTGTTTGTAGCACTGTCTCTGATCACTACTGCAAATCACTGTGTACTTCCTGTCCAAACAAAGAGACACTTTTGGTCACATGACCAAATAACACACTAGTCACATAATTCTTTAGTAAAAGAGCTGGTTTAACCTGAAATTATATGTGCAATAATTTAGTCTTTTGCAAATTTTTTATCCAACTCTAAATAACGTTTATGACAAATTTTGTAAAGACATTTGGAAATGTGTCAAAGGTGTACTTACAATAGATAATCTGCGGTGtcattgtttgtttgcatcatATTAGCGTCAAACAAAATATCCCTTGGCTCTATAAGAAAGaagcaaacattaaataaaaacaaacatactgaGAGGCTGAGACTTAAGGCCAAAAATTAACAACTAACAGCGCTCACCTGAGCAATCAAGCAAGTCTTTTTTGTTTGGATTCTCTGAATTGtgatcttttcttctttctttcctgtctCTCCATGTATTCTTCTCctgtacaaacaaaaaaaatgtcagatgaATGCGGACACATATGatagtgacatttaaaaaaaaaaagctacaaacCATTAAAACACCAGGCCCGCCATGCTCACCtgatctctgtgtttgtgtttgctcttctttcttttcgCTGTGTGATTATTCTGATCTGATGTTATCAGAGGCAATGGAGGTTGATCAAAAGTGCCTCGAGGGCGGTCTTTTGGGCTTTTAGGTTCCTTCTGAGCAGCATGAGTTGGCTGTAGTCTCTTGGCTGCGTCTTCTTCCTGCTGACAAACTGCTGATAACGAGTAAAGCAGCTTTCGAGGGTCAAGTGAGATATTTTGCCTGTcatctgctgttgtctctgtgACATCTTTATGAGCCAGTTGCTCAGATGGCCTGAATCTTGATGTGTCACTGACTGTTTTGTTTGGCAAGCGGGATACCCTGGGCTTTTTACTGGACAGAGGGTCAGTGTATTCCTCTTGGAGGGAATGTTTTGGGCAGTGTGCTGGGGAGGAGTTGGGGGTATCTCGCAATGGGCTGACCTGGGCCTCTGGGACAGCGTGGAGGTTCTGTTGTGGCTGAAATAATCTCCTGTACATAAATGAGAAGGCAACAGTACATTTAACCCTGAATGAAAATTCAATTTTTAAGATTCAGTGCCAgtagaacagcagcagcaccagcataGCCCTAATGTGGGTGCATTAGTCACTAAAACAGCCATTTCTTATTCCTTTTTATCCACATTATTTGCCTAATCTCCATATTTCTTGGCATTTTGTAGAAAAGccaaaaagttacatttcttTAGACCACATTTGAATtgagtgtatttttttccttcgCAGCAAATGGTGCATTTTCATTATACACTCTATAAAGTGTGCCACCGTCTTCTGttcaagtaattttttttaacatgcttAATGACATACTGTTAATTTCCGTTACCTGACAAGGATGCGTTTAAGAAGCTGCTGGTCTCCTGGGGTGTAGCCTGGCCAGTCCTTCTGCAGCTCCTTATACAGACTGTCCTTCAGAACAAATGTGTTGTCTCTGCTGTTGAGTTGGCCAACCTGTATACAAATAGACGAAAAGTGGGTGAAAGCCTTATTTTCAAGGGTCAGAAATGAGATCTTCCTCAATGTTTGATGGGTGCACAATGATTCAGATTTGGCAGTTATCTAAATGGCAAAAGTGTTAACTTGAGTGaagcttttgttgctttttttattactcCAAACTATTTCATCTTGTGTACTGAAACTTACCTCCGTGAGTACAGAGTCCAGCATATCTTTGTCTCCAGCTGATAGTTCATCTTTCTGCAGCCTCAGGATCAACTCAGGTTTCTTGTATGGCCTTAGAGCTAGCAGGTGTGTTACTCTCTCTTTGAGGGGTCTCTCCTTCACATCTCCAACACACTCTCTGGTTGATACACAGGCACTCTTCTTTACCTTGGACATGCCAACTCCTTTCCTAATGTTGCTGAGGAGTGATTGTGACGAGTGTTTTGGCTTGGTCAGACTGGCTAACGCTGGTGCTGGTGCTCGCACTGTTACTTTCTTGCCTGCAAGGACGCCGGAAATGACACATCAAAAGAAGCCATtgtcaaatacagcaaaaatatcttaaaaagaAATCTGGGGAAAGTCCACAGGGAGCTGCCTCAGGTGTACatgatcttgtttttttttcccttcttttttaGGTTGTTCCAATTGTATAAGGGACATTGAATTGCTAGCCTTAAAGCTGGTAGTACATTATTCTGGGAAATTCCTAGGTa is a window from the Channa argus isolate prfri chromosome 16, Channa argus male v1.0, whole genome shotgun sequence genome containing:
- the LOC137101897 gene encoding RNA polymerase II elongation factor ELL-like; the protein is MSALRESQCYGLSSGKLSRGGNVSVFHVKLTDSAARAIGTFQNSKGLSSHPTICFSGKQGRITIPSSENRAEVRIFTFGVTNVAGDNPHGSFDCVQQLSKGAAEELSCLGVIQQKMTVNATDDSYDKARQSMAQAEEETRSRGTIVIKHGGRYQGKKVTVRAPAPALASLTKPKHSSQSLLSNIRKGVGMSKVKKSACVSTRECVGDVKERPLKERVTHLLALRPYKKPELILRLQKDELSAGDKDMLDSVLTEVGQLNSRDNTFVLKDSLYKELQKDWPGYTPGDQQLLKRILVRRLFQPQQNLHAVPEAQVSPLRDTPNSSPAHCPKHSLQEEYTDPLSSKKPRVSRLPNKTVSDTSRFRPSEQLAHKDVTETTADDRQNISLDPRKLLYSLSAVCQQEEDAAKRLQPTHAAQKEPKSPKDRPRGTFDQPPLPLITSDQNNHTAKRKKSKHKHRDQEKNTWRDRKERRKDHNSENPNKKDLLDCSEPRDILFDANMMQTNNDTADYLLKYTVICSSDQRQCYKQDFNKEYKEYRELHARIDSVTQQFMELDTQLKQLHHKSHKYKTVHNQILQEYRNIKKSNPNYNQDKIRCEYLHKKLAHIKKLISEYDQQQLSVDHS